One window from the genome of Actinomycetota bacterium encodes:
- a CDS encoding homogentisate 1,2-dioxygenase, whose protein sequence is MVMYQVRGRIPRKRHTQLWQGERLLTEQVVGVEGFSGASSILYHLDTPVRVKHIGAFRRLQRDEWIPDAHAHHLFDTWTLPEAGDAISGRRLLMWNQDVEIGLCRAAEPMGDFYRNGEADEVIFVHEGGGTVETVLGDLPYVPGDYIVVPRGITYRFRPDDRRPQRYLVFTSPGLIEIPRRYRNEYGQLLEHAPFSNRDVHPPTELRTHDERGEFVVNVRVGGGLQRYVLDHHPFDVVGWDGYLYPYTFNIADFEPIVKKVHAPPPVHQTFEGRNFVICSFCPRPLDWHADSVPIPYSHANLNSEEMIYYVAGTFGSREGVDVGSVTLHPSGVPHGPQPGLAERSLGATSTDELAVMCDTFHPLRLTPLARELDRPGYAHSWSAAPVGDADTSDGAASISE, encoded by the coding sequence ATGGTCATGTACCAGGTGCGCGGACGCATCCCGCGCAAGCGGCACACCCAGCTGTGGCAGGGCGAGCGGTTGCTGACCGAGCAGGTCGTGGGCGTCGAGGGGTTCTCCGGGGCGTCCTCGATCCTCTACCACCTTGACACCCCCGTGCGGGTCAAGCACATCGGCGCGTTCCGTCGACTGCAACGCGACGAGTGGATCCCCGACGCCCACGCCCACCACCTGTTCGACACCTGGACGCTGCCGGAAGCCGGTGACGCCATCAGCGGACGCCGGCTGCTGATGTGGAACCAGGACGTGGAGATCGGTCTGTGCCGGGCCGCCGAGCCGATGGGCGACTTCTACCGCAACGGCGAAGCCGACGAGGTCATCTTCGTTCATGAGGGGGGCGGGACCGTCGAGACCGTGCTGGGAGACCTGCCCTACGTGCCCGGCGACTACATCGTGGTCCCGCGGGGCATCACCTACCGGTTCCGTCCCGACGATCGGCGACCCCAGCGTTACCTCGTCTTCACCTCGCCGGGGCTGATCGAGATCCCCCGCCGGTACCGCAACGAGTACGGCCAGCTACTCGAGCACGCCCCGTTCTCCAACCGCGACGTGCACCCCCCGACGGAGCTACGCACCCACGACGAGCGGGGCGAGTTCGTGGTCAACGTCCGGGTCGGCGGCGGCCTGCAGCGCTACGTCCTCGACCACCATCCGTTCGACGTCGTCGGGTGGGACGGTTACCTCTACCCGTACACGTTCAACATCGCCGACTTCGAACCGATCGTGAAGAAGGTCCACGCCCCGCCACCGGTCCACCAGACCTTCGAGGGGCGCAACTTCGTGATCTGCTCGTTCTGTCCCCGGCCGCTGGACTGGCACGCGGACTCGGTCCCGATCCCCTACAGCCACGCCAACCTCAACTCCGAGGAGATGATCTACTACGTGGCAGGCACGTTCGGGTCCCGGGAGGGCGTCGACGTCGGCTCGGTCACCCTGCACCCGTCGGGGGTGCCGCACGGTCCGCAGCCGGGGCTGGCGGAGCGTTCGCTCGGTGCGACGTCAACCGACGAGCTCGCGGTGATGTGCGACACCTTCCATCCGCTCCGGCTGACGCCGTTGGCACGCGAGCTGGACCGACCCGGGTACGCCCACTCGTGGTCTGCAGCTCCGGTCGGTGACGCCGACACCTCCGACGGGGCGGCCAGCATCTCGGAGTAG
- a CDS encoding fumarylacetoacetate hydrolase family protein → MRWATYRHDTDGPDRVGLVIDGRISGLPPGVSLLGLLHDGPQALAEAGHRAGQDPAEDVAVADVQLRAPIPDPPSVRDFSAFEAHVRTARRARGVEMDPDWYRRPAFYFSNPHAIVDPDADVAVPPGSHALDFELEVAAIVGLPGRDLDPEAAARHIAGFTVMNDWSARDLQRGEMRSQLGPAKSKDFATTLGPFLVTPDELEPYAVGRGYALTMTASVNGREYTRTSCADLYWSFGELVAYASRGAWIRPGDVIGSGTAPGGCILELALVHGADPYPWLQPGDDVTLTVEALGAIANRVVEGPPSPPLRR, encoded by the coding sequence ATGAGGTGGGCGACCTACCGCCACGACACGGACGGTCCCGACCGCGTCGGGCTCGTCATCGACGGCCGCATCAGCGGGCTCCCGCCCGGCGTGTCCCTGCTGGGGCTGCTCCATGACGGCCCGCAGGCGCTGGCGGAGGCGGGCCACCGCGCCGGGCAGGACCCCGCCGAGGACGTCGCGGTGGCCGACGTCCAGCTCCGCGCCCCGATCCCCGACCCCCCGTCCGTGCGCGACTTCTCCGCGTTCGAGGCGCACGTGCGCACCGCTCGGCGGGCCCGCGGCGTGGAGATGGACCCCGACTGGTACCGGCGGCCGGCGTTCTACTTCAGCAACCCGCACGCGATCGTGGACCCGGATGCGGACGTGGCCGTCCCACCCGGTTCGCACGCGCTGGACTTCGAGCTGGAGGTCGCCGCGATCGTCGGCCTCCCCGGCCGTGACCTCGACCCGGAGGCGGCTGCCCGCCACATCGCCGGCTTCACGGTGATGAACGACTGGAGTGCCCGTGACCTGCAACGCGGCGAAATGCGCTCGCAGCTCGGCCCGGCCAAGAGCAAGGACTTCGCCACCACCCTCGGCCCGTTCCTGGTCACCCCCGACGAGCTCGAGCCCTACGCCGTCGGCCGCGGCTACGCCCTGACCATGACCGCGTCCGTCAACGGTCGCGAGTACACCCGGACGTCGTGCGCGGACCTGTACTGGTCGTTCGGCGAGCTCGTCGCGTACGCCTCTCGGGGGGCTTGGATCCGCCCCGGCGACGTGATCGGCTCGGGCACGGCCCCCGGCGGGTGCATCCTCGAGCTGGCGCTCGTCCACGGCGCCGACCCCTACCCGTGGTTGCAGCCGGGCGACGATGTCACCCTCACGGTCGAGGCGCTCGGCGCGATCGCCAACCGCGTCGTCGAAGGACCGCCGTCGCCGCCGCTGCGGCGGTGA